In one window of Methanosarcina vacuolata Z-761 DNA:
- a CDS encoding 7-carboxy-7-deazaguanine synthase QueE, producing the protein MAASDFTSAPIREVFCSVQGEGPYVGTRQAFVRFSGCNLNCNYCDTDFSNPGTCNYEQVEGSGIFEKIKNPVSISQLESMLKPFKKLHSVSLTGGEPLLHADFIEKLNLDSPLYLESNMTLPEQARKLTEKVAYVSGDFKLPKLIRGMGSEARETHMENTVECFRLLRKNQSRDCFCKVVVDSNTELETVTPAVEAIAPYVSCVILQPETPIGRDVTNPRPSQSIQASVQNIMELQKSLLEIIDTRVIPQTHRMWGCL; encoded by the coding sequence ATGGCAGCTTCGGATTTTACTTCTGCTCCTATAAGGGAGGTCTTCTGTTCTGTGCAGGGAGAAGGTCCGTATGTTGGGACAAGGCAGGCTTTTGTCCGCTTTTCTGGCTGCAATCTCAATTGCAATTACTGTGATACGGATTTTTCAAATCCCGGAACCTGTAACTATGAGCAGGTGGAAGGGAGCGGAATTTTTGAGAAAATTAAAAATCCTGTGAGTATCAGCCAGCTGGAATCTATGCTGAAGCCTTTCAAAAAGCTCCATTCAGTTTCCCTGACAGGAGGAGAACCTCTCCTACATGCGGATTTCATAGAAAAGTTGAATCTGGACTCGCCGCTTTACCTCGAATCCAATATGACCTTGCCTGAGCAGGCCAGAAAGCTGACTGAAAAGGTTGCTTATGTGTCTGGAGATTTCAAACTTCCCAAATTAATCCGGGGTATGGGGTCTGAAGCTAGGGAGACTCACATGGAAAATACGGTAGAGTGCTTCAGGCTTCTGAGAAAAAACCAATCAAGAGATTGCTTTTGCAAGGTTGTTGTAGATAGCAACACGGAATTAGAAACTGTAACTCCGGCCGTAGAAGCTATAGCTCCTTACGTATCCTGCGTGATCCTCCAGCCTGAAACCCCTATTGGACGTGACGTTACAAATCCGCGACCTTCGCAATCTATACAGGCCTCCGTCCAGAATATTATGGAACTGCAGAAAAGCCTGCTTGAAATTATAGATACACGAGTTATCCCCCAGACTCACAGGATGTGGGGTTGTTTATAA
- a CDS encoding DUF366 family protein produces the protein MKCIVLPEKFDYDGSQISSLWAYNSFGVQEDSVVVFRGACDVKIEHMIDLEDRRANESIWSEDMVSFIIEHFDSTDLKLIYARQRFFTALVREYLADLGVRTTREGDDLFLDGKKLTVSIASTSAVSQKIHFGINVSHDVYGNLKDAGIGEDKQVASFMKAVGEAYVREFEDIEKDLRKSRPLGAI, from the coding sequence ATGAAATGCATTGTTTTACCTGAGAAATTTGATTATGACGGGAGCCAGATTTCCTCTCTCTGGGCCTACAACAGTTTTGGAGTTCAGGAAGATTCGGTTGTAGTTTTCAGAGGTGCCTGCGACGTAAAAATCGAGCACATGATCGACCTGGAAGACCGACGGGCAAATGAATCTATCTGGTCCGAAGATATGGTAAGTTTCATTATTGAACATTTTGATTCTACGGACCTGAAACTTATCTATGCGCGGCAGCGTTTTTTCACAGCCCTTGTAAGAGAATACCTTGCAGATCTCGGGGTACGGACAACACGGGAAGGAGATGACCTTTTCCTTGATGGAAAGAAACTGACAGTTTCGATTGCCAGTACCTCGGCAGTGTCCCAGAAAATCCACTTCGGCATCAACGTCTCTCATGATGTATACGGAAATCTGAAAGATGCAGGGATAGGAGAAGATAAACAGGTTGCAAGCTTCATGAAAGCAGTAGGAGAAGCCTATGTCCGCGAATTTGAGGATATAGAAAAGGACCTGAGAAAATCCAGGCCTCTGGGGGCTATATAA